The Chanodichthys erythropterus isolate Z2021 chromosome 12, ASM2448905v1, whole genome shotgun sequence genome contains a region encoding:
- the sgms2a gene encoding phosphatidylcholine:ceramide cholinephosphotransferase 2: MASANHQGNKDPADTSRTDGAPSPGTSCPVHSHTAEEAKRNGLRKGLVRHRDYVKISVPEGKGNRLPSEWWKTFIALFYAVLNLVLTTVMITVVHERVPPKESSPPLPDKFFDYIDRVQWAFTVTEVNGMVLVSIWSIQLLFHRYRAIVGRRYFFILGTLYMYRCITMYVTTLPVPGMHMVCAPKLYGDSQAKLQRVLQLLSGGGLSITGSHLLCGDFLYSGHTVILTLTYLFLKEYSPRSFWWYHLLCWLTAAVGIVCILVAHEHYSVDVVVAYFITTRLFYWYHTMANLQTLKCSPNNYLTHTWWNPVFNFFERNVQTQVPCSFCWPITWPPACLKNPCKKYSMVQSGREE; the protein is encoded by the exons ATGGCATCGGCAAACCACCAAGGAAACAAGGACCCCGCAGACACCTCCCGAACAGATGGAGCTCCATCCCCTGGCACATCGTGCCCCGTCCACAGCCACACTGCTGAAGAAGCGAAGCGGAACGGCTTGAGGAAGGGACTGGTCAGACATCGAGACTATGTCAAAATCTCTGTGCCAGAAGGAAAGGGCAACCGATTACCATCGGAATGGTGGAAGACGTTCATCGCTTTGTTTTATGCCGTTTTGAACCTGGTTTTGACCACGGTTATGATCACTGTGGTTCATGAGAGAGTACCACCCAAAGAGAGCAGCCCACCCCTGCCGGATAAGTTCTTTGACTATATAGACCGTgtgcagtgggcgtttacagtGACTGAGGTCAATGGAATGGTTCTGGTGTCTATATGGTCCATTCAGTTGCTCTTTCACAGATACAG GGCTATTGTAGGAAGACGATATTTCTTCATTCTGGGCACATTGTACATGTATAGATGCATAACCATGTACGTCACCACCCTACCCGTGCCTGGCATGCACATGGTCTGTGCCCCAAAG CTCTACGGAGATTCGCAAGCGAAGCTGCAGCGTGTTCTGCAGTTGCTCTCTGGTGGAGGATTATCAATCACCGGTTCCCATCTGCTGTGTGGAGACTTCCTGTACAGCGGCCACACTGTCATTCTCACGCTCACGTACCTCTTCCTCAAAGAGT aTTCTCCTCGTTCTTTCTGGTGGTACCATCTTCTGTGCTGGTTAACGGCTGCTGTGGGCATTGTGTGTATCCTTGTGGCCCATGAACACTACAGTGTGGACGTGGTGGTGGCGTATTTTATCACCACACGACTGTTCTACTGGTATCACACTATGGCTAATCTGCAG ACTTTAAAGTGTTCTCCGAACAACTACCTCACTCACACCTGGTGGAACCCCGTGTTTAACTTCTTCGAGAGGAACGTCCAGACCCAAGTGCCCTGTTCTTTCTGCTGGCCGATCACATGGCCCCCTGCCTGCCTGAAGAACCCCTGTAAGAAATATTCCATGGTGCAGAGCGGCCGGGAGGAGTGA
- the cyp2u1 gene encoding cytochrome P450 2U1 produces MDASLCLLWQYVFSPASIVGLIAFVLVFYVQQEYRNRQRYANIPPGPKPWPIVGNFGGFLVPSFILKRFAHNRKEFAKMVSNPLSPQAGLVEMSKLYGNIFSIFVGPQLMVVLTGYDAVRDAMLNHPEVFSDRPHIPLVTIITKRKGIVFAPYGPLWRTNRKFCHSSLRSFGFGKLSLEPCILEGLTMIKTELQSLIETAEPSGIDLTPLISNAVSNVISSLSLGQRFHHQDQEFRTMLDLMSHGLEISVNTSILLVNVFPWLYYLPCGVFKELRRAEIDITAFLKKIIARHRATLDPENPRDFIDMYLVEMLAKQKENSSEENLFSEDDLFYIIGDLFIAGTDTTTNSVLWSILYMSLYPDVQEKVQQEIDAVVGSERVPSLTDKGSLPYTEATIMEVQRMTVVVPLSIPHMASETTEFRGYTIPKGTVIIPNLWSVHRDPTVWENPDDFNPARFLDEQGKLLRKDCFIPFGIGRRVCMGEQLAKMELFLMFTSLMQAFTFRVPEGKSAPSMHGRFGLTLAPCPFTVCVKTR; encoded by the exons ATGGACGCTTCCCTGTGTCTGCTGTGGCAGTATGTGTTCTCGCCCGCGAGCATTGTGGGTTTGATTGCATTTGTGCTTGTTTTCTATGTGCAGCAAGAGTACAGGAATCGTCAAAGATACGCGAACATCCCTCCAGGTCCAAAGCCATGGCCCATCGTGGGCAACTTCGGGGGCTTCCTGGTgccttcatttattttaaaacgaTTTGCACATAATCGCAAAGAGTTTGCAAAGATGGTCTCAAATCCGCTGTCACCTCAGGCTGGACTCGTCGAGATGTCCAAACTCTACGGAAACATATTCAGCATTTTTGTTGGGCCTCAGCTCATGGTCGTGCTGACGGGATATGACGCTGTCCGGGACGCGATGTTAAACCATCCGGAGGTGTTCTCCGACAGACCACATATACCGCTCGTAACTATTATCACCAAGAGGAAAG GGATTGTGTTTGCGCCCTACGGTCCGCTGTGGCGGACGAACCGCAAGTTCTGTCACAGCTCTCTGCGCAGCTTCGGCTTTGGCAAGCTGAGTCTGGAGCCGTGCATCCTTGAAGGCCTGACCATGATTAAAACAGAGCTGCAGAGCCTCATTGAGACAGCAGAGCCCTCTGGTATCGATCTGACACCTCTCATCAGCAATGCAGTCTCCAACGTCATCTCCTCCCTGAGTCTGGGTCAGCGTTTCCACCACCAGGATCAGGAGTTCCGGACCATGCTGGATCTAATGTCTCACGGGCTGGAGATCAGCGTCAACACCTCCATATTGCTGGTCAACGTCTTTCCCTGGCTGTACTACCTGCCCTGCGGCGTTTTCAAGGAGCTGCGGCGTGCGGAGATTGATATCACAGCCTTCCTGAAGAAAATCATAGCGAGGCACAGGGCCACGCTAGATCCGGAGAATCCCAGGGATTTCATAGATATGTATCTGGTGGAGATGCTCGCAAAGCAAAAGGAAAATAGTTCAGAAGAGAACTTGTTCTCAGAAGACGATCTCTTCTACATCATTGGGGACCTCTTCATTGCGGGCACTGATACTACCACAAACAGCGTCCTGTGGAGTATTCTCTATATGTCCTTGTATCCTGATGTGCAAG AGAAAGTTCAGCAGGAGATTGATGCCGTGGTGGGATCTGAGAGAGTCCCTTCTCTGACAGATAAGGGCAGTCTGCCGTACACAGAAGCCACCATTATGGAGGTGCAGAGGATGACTGTAGTGGTTCCTCTGTCAATACCCCACATGGCCTCCGAAACCACAG AGTTCCGAGGGTACACTATTCCTAAAGGAACCGTTATCATCCCAAACCTCTGGTCAGTACATAGGGATCCCACTGTGTGGGAAAATCCTGATGACTTCAATCCAGCCCGATTTCTGGATGAACAGGGCAAGCTTCTCAGGAAAGATTGTTTTATTCCATTTGGAATAG GTCGCCGGGTGTGCATGGGAGAGCAGCTGGCTAAGATGGAGCTGTTTCTGATGTTCACCAGCCTGATGCAGGCCTTCACCTTCAGGGTTCCTGAGGGAAAATCTGCTCCGTCTATGCATGGACGCTTTGGCCTGACTCTGGCTCCATGCCCATTTACTGTCTGTGTGAAAACACGCTGA